The Yoonia sp. SS1-5 genome contains a region encoding:
- the pheS gene encoding phenylalanine--tRNA ligase subunit alpha, whose amino-acid sequence MDDLKQKYLALIADAADETAVEDLRVQAVGKKGEISLKMRELGKMTPEERQVAGPALNALKDEINSALSAKKAALADEALDARLRTEWLDVTLPARDRRQGSIHPISQVTEEVTAIFADMGFSVAEGPQIESDWYNFDALNIPGHHPARAEMDTFYTHRGEGDNRPPHVLRTHTSPVQIRSMEATGAPTRIICPGRVYRADYDQTHTPMFHQVEGLAIDKDISMANLKWVLEEFVKAYFEVDNVDIRFRASHFPFTEPSAEVDIRCSWEGGTLKVGEGDDWLEILGSGMVHPKVLQAGGIDPSEWQGFAFGMGIDRIAMLKYGIPDLRAFFDSDLRWLRHYGFSALDQPTLHGGLSR is encoded by the coding sequence ATGGACGATCTCAAACAGAAATACCTCGCACTGATTGCGGATGCGGCGGATGAAACCGCCGTCGAGGACCTGCGCGTGCAGGCCGTCGGCAAAAAGGGCGAGATCAGCCTGAAAATGCGCGAGCTGGGCAAGATGACGCCCGAGGAACGGCAGGTCGCAGGCCCCGCGCTGAATGCGCTCAAGGACGAGATCAACAGCGCCCTGTCCGCCAAGAAGGCCGCACTTGCGGATGAGGCGCTTGATGCGCGTCTTCGCACAGAATGGCTTGACGTCACGTTGCCCGCGCGTGACCGCCGTCAGGGCTCGATCCATCCGATCAGTCAGGTCACCGAAGAGGTGACCGCCATCTTCGCTGATATGGGTTTTTCCGTCGCCGAAGGCCCGCAGATCGAAAGTGACTGGTATAATTTCGACGCGCTCAACATCCCCGGCCACCACCCCGCCCGGGCCGAGATGGATACATTCTACACCCACCGCGGCGAAGGCGATAACCGCCCGCCCCATGTCTTGCGCACCCATACCAGCCCCGTGCAAATCCGGTCGATGGAGGCCACAGGCGCCCCCACCCGGATCATCTGCCCCGGTCGGGTTTATCGTGCGGATTACGATCAGACCCATACGCCCATGTTCCATCAGGTCGAGGGGCTGGCTATCGACAAGGATATCTCCATGGCCAACCTGAAATGGGTGCTGGAGGAATTCGTGAAGGCCTATTTCGAGGTCGATAATGTCGATATCCGCTTCCGGGCTTCGCATTTCCCGTTCACCGAACCATCGGCCGAGGTTGATATCCGCTGTTCATGGGAAGGCGGCACACTGAAAGTGGGCGAGGGCGATGACTGGCTGGAGATCCTCGGATCCGGCATGGTGCATCCCAAAGTGCTGCAGGCAGGCGGGATCGACCCGTCAGAGTGGCAAGGGTTTGCCTTCGGCATGGGCATCGACCGGATTGCGATGCTGAAATACGGGATCCCGGATTTGCGGGCGTTCTTTGATTCAGACCTGCGGTGGCTGCGGCACTACGGGTTCAGCGCGCTGGATCAGCCGACGCTGCATGGCGGGTTGAGTAGGTGA
- a CDS encoding ASCH domain-containing protein, with translation MTDNTEDLQQTYPGAGTFKFGDSQELCQHLIALVRQGKKTATCGAAADFADEPEAMPVVGRCDIATNWDGTPALVIRTTKVTEIRFCDVTEDMALAEGENDSLLGWRKDHKAYFKRNGGFDPEMMLIFEHFELVEDLAGREL, from the coding sequence ATGACCGACAACACCGAAGATCTCCAACAAACCTACCCCGGCGCGGGAACCTTCAAATTCGGGGACAGCCAAGAACTCTGCCAGCATCTCATCGCCCTTGTCCGTCAAGGCAAGAAAACCGCGACCTGCGGGGCGGCGGCGGATTTCGCTGACGAACCAGAGGCGATGCCCGTTGTTGGGCGTTGCGACATCGCAACAAACTGGGATGGCACCCCGGCGTTGGTCATAAGAACCACCAAGGTCACCGAAATCCGGTTCTGCGACGTGACAGAAGACATGGCGCTGGCCGAGGGCGAAAACGACAGCCTGCTGGGCTGGCGCAAGGACCATAAGGCCTATTTCAAGCGAAATGGCGGGTTCGACCCCGAGATGATGCTGATCTTTGAACATTTCGAACTGGTCGAAGACCTGGCCGGCAGAGAGTTATGA